The nucleotide window AAGATATTAGCACGCTATCACGAAACGGGTAGCATTCTACCGGGAGCAATTGGTGGCAGCAAACCACGTGTAACTACGCCAAAAGTCGTGCAATAtattaagcaattaaaattaaaagatccAGGTATCTTTGCCTGGGAAATTAGAGACCGATTGTTATCGGACGGTGTTTGCGACAAATATAATGTCCCATCAGTGTCCAGTATATCGagaatattaagaaataaagttGGCGCTACATCAACTATGCATCATCATCATCCACATAATTCAGGTCACCATCACCATCACCATCACcatcaccatcatcatcatccTCTCTATGCAGCTGCCGCAGCAGCCGGCGCAGCCTTTTGTCCAGTGCCATACCCACCGACACCTTATCACCCAACGGCATCACCTTCTGTCACGCATCATCACCAAGGTTAGTATTTTGTagttagaataattaaaatataatagatcTCAATAagaactttttatatttatctttagcgtttttaaatttactgatagaaattaattcaatctAAATGCATTTGTCTTTTGCgttaattcaaaaaatttgaatataaaataatttattttaattattccccgttattaaatttttagttggacTACCCTCTACAAATAAATTGTCATCATCGTCATCTTCAGCGATATATACTAGTGGCGGACATCAAACAGCAACAAACAATGCCTTGCAGTGGCCAAGTTCTCATACTGTACATGACATTTTAGCTAACAGTTGTAATAATGTACAAAATTCTTCGTCATCCTCATCATCAACATCATCATTATGTTCCACGATCAACAATAATCATCATCACAATCGTCACGAGGATAATTCTGTTAATAACAATAACTCTAacgctaataataataatactaataataataacaacaataatattaatgataatactaataataataataatgaaaatgacAATGAACATGCAATATCGAGCGGCTATCTACATCACCATCCGCATTTGTCGCATCAACAGTATTATGCTTCAGCATTGTATCATCATCACACAAATGTTGCAACGGCAACTACCATTTCATCTACACTTTCTGTACAATCCATTATGTTACAATCAGGAACAATAAGACAGCCAACTAGCCCttgcaataattaatgttgTTATTTCAtctaattaaatgaaataacaacgttaattattttacatgcaTATAAGCAATAGCAAATAATCaaataacgtttctttttttgttttctacgTACATACagtgaataaattttttaaatgtgtttCTACATATTACTGTATTAGAGCCAGGTTTTAcattaacatataatttaagtgaaaaacaatataaatggTATTACTTCATTATCATAATTATGTCACaatgataaaaagattataGTTAACTTAATCTTTCGCTTGTCATATATCTTTAAGgctgttttaataaaatataacttacaaaataattacaatataaactcaattttatataaattaaaagaaaccatgggcgcgctacgcgcgcgttgttttttttatgagaCCTTAATTACGAactacgaaaaagaaaaaaaaaaatcatgcgactcaccggtctgcatgagcatcagcggagttgtggaatTCAGCCGgtgtctgtaacataaagagaaaaacattaatgtagacaatACAAGTATATCAGTTAAGAAAAttgttaggaaaaaaaaaaaaaaaagtttttttttaagaaagattttatttaaaaaaattgatgcctacctaaaagttgctccgccgatgcaggatgcccgtcccgagcctgctcctcctctcagtttgtgtgtcgagtcgtccttccgcgcactggacactcgcgaacgcgaccgataaattatttgctacaagaattaaattttcttattaaacgCGCGATAGTCCATGGCACTCccgaaaaatttataatacaaagaaaaacgcCCGATTACATTGCGAAACTTCCgaaagcgaccgacgaaccggctgcggttcgtatatttGTACAGTTTCGGCGTGCGACACTTTATTCCTTTCATTTGTTTCCAACTGGGATGTCAGGCTGGTGCTCTCTCGACGAAAGTCTTCCTCTGGATTCTGGATCTGAAACAAAGTTATATTAGGTTAGCAAAAATGGCGAAAATTAAGCGTGCTGCGTAATTGTGACTGTTCTGTGCGAAGTATTCGCTTCACAGACACCCTACGCGTACACGTTGTCGATCGCGAAGGTCAGTTCGCatcagataatatttttacttacgcTAAAAGTATATTACGCACGGCAGCCGACCGGCCGGCACGTATCTACGTTTTTTTCACCGCGCGAGATGTTTACGCCGCGTGCGCGACCGACCTCTACTTTCGGTTATTACACAATCATAAAAATACAGAGATTTTCTGGCCTCGCGTACCTACACCACGAACAAATAATCTCTCCCGAATCTATCGCGGACTGGTCGACTGAATCCCTCTTCTCGCGAGCCTGACTGTACTTGTCGACACTTCGTTTATGGTAAAGAGACTCGAATTTGATGTACGCATATACAAGGTTTCCACTTACTTTGATCAAAAAGACGTGGTCGCTGGTATGCACAATTACTCCAGGAAGATTGTTCATGCCAGATTATATGTTCCTGGCCCGCCGATTATGCGTAATTCTCGATATGTACGGATCAGCTGCTGCGTACGTCCGTCTCGCTCGACCGTTTGAAAaggatagagagagagagagagagggagctcgcgcgcggcacgtaccgCTTACCCCTCCACCCCGGCTACCTGTCCGTCTCTCCCTTcccctcctctctctttctctctcacctctacacaatttaacgcgttataaaaaaatttatatgctgaatattaattgcaaattgacCTGATACTCAATCTTAAAACCTTCTTAACAACTATAACGtttattctcattttttttttttcttaatactaaAACAAGTTTTGTTCTTGATTCACACCAAGtgagaaagaattaattagcGTCGGTTTCTTTAGACTTTTAGTTAATTTGGCAAAATTTGAAGCTCACAACGCTCATGCGGCTAATGTGGAACTTGTGGTAGTGTGCGTTGTGTGCGTGTGGTTCATCGCGCGATAATGTAACAGTTGAGAGATAGGTGGTcgaacgttgaaaatttattatttattttattcgctatGATGAGCGAAAATCTGGAGAACATTAATCcaaaactttataaaaaattagatgaTCGAGAGATTACAGTCGAAGAGCAGGATGAAGATGTCTCGGATGAATTTGACTCGCGAGAGATCTTCGGTACATAACCTTAAAATATagtatcaaatataaaaaattatttacatttatcttaCTTTGcgtataaatcaaatattttaattacttgtgCTGGGAAATAGATATTTTGTTGGCCGTCAAACATTGAGAATCTAGCTGTCTACacaacgaattattaattgttttagttatttattatttgtttaatattttgcataatatttaaagaatgaTTACGTTAACGTTACTAATATGTTGTCCGATATTagctgattaaattaaaaaatatattaaatatatgctGAAACTAcatagtataaaaattaatttgcagataTAATTAGGAATATCAATGATCCAGAGCATCCTTTAACTTTGGAAGAGTTGAATGTAGTGGAACAAAACCTTATTgaggtaaaatatttttctgactaatattaataactttattacACTTGTGCAGTTgcttaaaatttaacattgcaggttaatgataaaaagaaTACTGTGGATGTCAAATTTACACCTACAATTCCTCATTGCAGTATGGCTACTCTGATTGGATTATCTATTCGTGTACAATTGTTACGTGCTTTACCACCTAGATTCAAAGTAAGCGTGGAAATTTCACCAGGTACTCACATTTCTGAGGCAGCAGTAAACAAACAACTGGCAGATAAAGAAAGAGTAGCTGCAGCATTAGAAAATTCCATGCTACTAGGTGTAATCAATCAGTGTTTGGCACCGAAAAATTAGCAAATTACAGTATATTCCAAGGACAATATATAAACCGATAGCTTTATATGTGGTTTTGTTCTTATAAATcaatatacataaatacatttatgtatACACATATTGTAAGTAgcttattttagttttaaaataatgatttttagAAAGGATTTACTAAAACTGTTAGAAACCTAATACTGTAAAGCTATAAGTGAATAACGTcttgatttaatataatatttaatacagaaatatattggtgctaatagaatttttttatatgacgtatatttaataagtttattaCATATAGTTTACTATATAAATGAAAGAATATCGATAAagttaatacaaattaaataaaaattaaataaacattgtTATAAAACTACATTAGTGCAATCTAATAccgtaataatttacaaatctattttttttaatcttaaaaaagcTATGTTAAAACGAATCGAATTTATTGATCTCAATTTCCCGCAatgcgtcttttttttaattttcttattaaagagttcttatttaattttgtacggTCTTTATTATACGAAAAGAGTCATTTAAAAACGCGCCAATTTTACAATGTGATTCACAGTCACATATGTTGGTGCAACATGGCGAACTAGACTCAGGTTACTGAGGTTCTATTTACCGCGCACGTGGTGAACGGCAATTTTTGTACTCTTTTTAGTTAAACAAtgtgatatattaataaaacctTATCAGTTT belongs to Cardiocondyla obscurior isolate alpha-2009 linkage group LG28, Cobs3.1, whole genome shotgun sequence and includes:
- the LOC139112394 gene encoding paired box protein Pax-1 — its product is MNPIIIENSSTEIGAQTQQSRQQQQHQQQYGEVNQLGGVFVNGRPLPNAVRLRIVELAQLGIRPCDISRQLRVSHGCVSKILARYHETGSILPGAIGGSKPRVTTPKVVQYIKQLKLKDPGIFAWEIRDRLLSDGVCDKYNVPSVSSISRILRNKVGATSTMHHHHPHNSGHHHHHHHHHHHHHPLYAAAAAAGAAFCPVPYPPTPYHPTASPSVTHHHQVGLPSTNKLSSSSSSAIYTSGGHQTATNNALQWPSSHTVHDILANSCNNVQNSSSSSSSTSSLCSTINNNHHHNRHEDNSVNNNNSNANNNNTNNNNNNNINDNTNNNNNENDNEHAISSGYLHHHPHLSHQQYYASALYHHHTNVATATTISSTLSVQSIMLQSGTIRQPTSPCNN
- the Galla-2 gene encoding MIP18 family protein galla-2 codes for the protein MMSENLENINPKLYKKLDDREITVEEQDEDVSDEFDSREIFDIIRNINDPEHPLTLEELNVVEQNLIEVNDKKNTVDVKFTPTIPHCSMATLIGLSIRVQLLRALPPRFKVSVEISPGTHISEAAVNKQLADKERVAAALENSMLLGVINQCLAPKN